The Silurus meridionalis isolate SWU-2019-XX chromosome 26, ASM1480568v1, whole genome shotgun sequence region gaattgcattgtgttgaagtatgaaaaggttgccatgttggttcaggattcctttcactttcaagtctccaaccttccctgcttcaaaacaaccccaaactctCAAGCGTCCACCTCcttgtttgactgtggggggtTATGTGTGTTTCTTCTGCCTTTTACTGAGTTTTTTTCATAGAAACAAATGGAAAATGCATGtgtttcaaaacaaaacagaaaacactttGTGCTTTTCACAGGCACTGTATAATTATTGAAAGCAAAATAATGTTTCTCTCTTCAGGAAGTCGGTATCAAAACCGGTTTGATCGAGTTTCAGCAGAGCGGAACATTTCGCGGACATTTTCCCGTGCATGCCGTTGCGTTTTTGTGTTGTGCTGCTTCATGACGTTTGGCGCAATTTATCAGCAAAAATTGTACTTTGTAGCCGCCTCGCTTTTGCACCCGGTGTTTATGATGCGTGTTTTTGTGACGtgtaccatttttatttatttatttatttatttatttatccacttGTTCACATTTCGTCTCCTGGGGCCTACGGCACAGAGATTCCACATTTCACAGGAAATCTGCGTCTTTGTGACGTGCCCTGTATTTCAAAACACAACTAGGTTTAAAGTAATAAAGAGATGTTTTACTGTGAACCGAGGTTGAATCTTGTGGAGCAGTCAcgtccagaattattggcacccttggtaaagaaaagaaaaaagctaacACTGCGAAAAATACGAGATTTAATATAATGGTTGAAGTCGTATATATATAAGTCGtattatatatagtacataaataaatgtgagagTGCAATGTTTAAATACAAAGTCTTATTTATTTTCGAACAAGATTTGAACAAGTCATTCGTTCTGTTCCGCAGCATTGAGCACCATAGTGGTTATTAATTTTTTGATGAAAAATGATAATTTTCAGCAGAAAAGATGATACTCCAGATTTCTCATTAAACTGGTTAAACGTAAACAGCAGGAAGGGGAAATAAAAGTGCCATGACATGTGTAGGTGGAGCTTGAGCTCATTTCAGGCCTATGACATCGCCGTAATCGCTTTCTAGCAAGCGTGACAGAAAGGCATGGGTTGGTGGTCACATGATCAAGTTCGGCGGGAGATACCGGGACGTAGTTATAAACGAACGCGCCACTGCGCGTAGATAAACCTGTACAAATAACTTAAAAGCTGTGCAAATAATCCGATCCTGTAATACATTCACATTCTAGAAAGGCCAGGAAGAGTGCGGACAGTCATCCGATGTAGCTATGAAAAAATCCTCCTTTGTGCTTCTGAAAATAATGCATGAATGAAAAATAGGGTGAAGTTTGAGAATGCACCATTGTGTAGAGAAGAAGCACTTGGTAGTGTCTTGTGTCTTTCAGCCCTTTTCAGTGCGCACTAAAACAGAGGGCACGCCGGTTGGATTGGGGCTGAACCATGGCGAGAGAGAGGTTCAGGCTAAGCTCCTCTGTCTGGGCTTGATCCTCAGGTACAGCTGAAAAGGGGACAATAAGATAATATTAAGCTCTGAAGTGTGTAAAATCATCATGAAAATGACAGCGTGGCAAGTTTATACATAATCTACACACCCCGAGGAGGTTGCGTGGGACATAACCTTCGTTGTCTGCACACCGCGCCCACCACCACTCACACTCGTCTCCATCCTCATGCCTAAGCACAGTCATGCAGTCGCCCTCGCTGAAGGACAGCTCGTCAGCGTGCTCGGCCTCATAGTCCCACAGAGCGTACACAATACCGCGGTTCATCACCCCCATCTTCTCCTGTACGCCTACACAGACAAAAACGTTCTCAGTACACTTGTGAGGTTGTCCTTTGAAACTTGTACCGTAAATGTACCCTCACTTACCATAGAGGAACTGTGAGCACTGGGCGTATCCCTCCTCCAGCTCCTCGCACTTCTCCGCCGCCGTCTGCATGTCACTGTAAGTAGTGGCGAACACGGCTGCGCCCGATTCCACCAGGAACTTGCACACCTGAACGTTGTTGCAGGAAGCGGCGCAGTGCAGGGGTGTCCTACAGAGGAAGCAAGAAATATTGATGTGGACACAGAAATAGAGGATAGACTGAGAGTAAAACAAAAGGCCAAGATACAGATAGAAAACTGGGATGGATTCTGATCCCAAGTGTTGAATTAAATGCCTCCCCACCCCATCGATGCTTAACAATGGGCGCTCAGCAACCTACCTCAAAATggagtattttatttatctagaattttttataataacagtaGCTGCTAAGCAAAGTGACGACAGCTTGACCTGCAAAAGTAGTGCATCGTGGATTAAGCTTGAGATTTAAACGTTCAATAATTTAGCTTTGAAGTGAAAACAAAAATTACCATCCGTCGCTGTCGGCAGCATTGACGTTGACTCCGAACTGAACGAGGAACTTAACGATCTCCGTATGTCCTGCGCACACCGCGTTGTGGAGCGCCGTGATGCCCTCGTCGTTGGGCAAGCTGGGGTCCTCCACCTGCCCAGAGACACAACGCAATTTGTTGAGTTATAGATTCATTCGAatcttaaataattataatgtagCTGAGCCAGTTCTCCTCCTCACTTCGTAGATGATCCTCTGCACCAGGTCGTATTCGCCCTCTAGTGAAGCGTCCAGCAGGAGGGCCAGTGGATTAAAGCGCACCCGCATGCCATGGCTTATTCGCTCTGAACCAGCCTTCCGCAGGTTCGTTCTCTTtccctgcagaaaaaaaagatcaagtAAAGAAGGACTAACAAGCAAAACAAGCTAGCGTCATTCCAACTCCATCCTAACATTCGGCTTCTGTTATTGGCTTGGGCCTGAGGTAAAATTATctttcatattatattattgcagACTTGGGAACACCTTCAaacagagaaaatgaaaaaaattttttttttagttccatTTATGTTGCTGCAGACTGACATGGCAGCCATTCTGGATAAGGAAAAATATTCACATGCCCACTAGATGGCGCTGTTGTTCAAAATTTGTCGGGGTAACAAGAGATTATTTctctaaggaaaaaaaaaaaacaacaactgccAAAGCTTTCCTAACTGTTGAAACAATTTTATCCATTACGTCTTATTGTCTTAGTTTgtattgaacattttttattcaccaACTTTCAGCCTGGACTAACAGACCTGTAGGAGCATTTTAAAGGGGAAATTTGAAAAGGAGTCAAAAATAATACGTACCAGCAGCATTGTGACCTGTCCAGTGACCTCTGGTGCCTTCATGCCTatgtcctcttcctcttcttgcCTATTCTGGTTACCTGCGCTGGGGTATGGGGGCGGAGGATATGGAGGGTATTCCTCAGCTGGTACTGTGCCACCCGCTTCCTGCTCATCCTCCTCTTTGGGTTCATTTCTTTTGCTCGGTCCTGCAGCAGAGGAACGTGGTGGAAGCGGAGGTGGAGTCTGagcttcctcctcttcttccttatCCATATCCGACGCCTTTTGAGGTTCCCCCGACAGTCTGCCTGTGTCTTCGACGGCCCCCGCGATGCCTTCTGGCATCTCCATGGCTGCCAGTGTGGTCTTCTGGTAAAGAAGCTTCTGGATGTTGGGTCCGCCAGGTCCCTCGGGCTCCGTGATGGAGCTGCGCTTCTTTAGTGGGCGTGGCGCGTGCTGCAGCCGTCTGCGTGGTGTCTCCAGGTCAGCATCACTCTGCATGCGATGCTGGTGCATTAGGAACGGTAGCAGCTTGGTGGGACTCAGTGGGCGCGGTGCTCGATCTGACTCTGTGCCCTCGCTGTTCGCCTGGTCCACCTGATCAGCTTCGAGGTTGCTGGCTTTCTCATTGTAGCCGCTGTCCTGTGAGTGAGACTGCTGCCCTCTGCTGGACGGGATGACCGGTTTTCCGtagactaaaaaaaaatccactagtGATCAGGGTTTATAACGATACATTCTCTACTGTAGTAGTACAAATTAGCATCACATTCGCATCACATGTTTGTAGTAGCCACTTATTACTTTAGAGACACGTCTCGAACTGTTGCTTTAATAGTATTGGCTTTATTAGccataatataaatgtttactaTGCATATTTTAGTTACAGTGTCTACTAAACAGAGGTATTGTTAACTATTTGTTTCACATGTTGCCAGGTATTTACATACTCCTCTACTCTGCAACCATATGCAAAACACACTGTCTATCAGGAAGTCTGggtctctcttttacacactctgGTTGTATCTCTAGCTTAAATTTAGCCgcatctttatattttattcagggTTAAAGATTGCATTAGTGACGCTCACCCCTTGGCTGTGAGCGTGTCAGGGTGCTCTGGCCCTGGTACCCCTTAGCCAGTGAGCTCTGCTGCGTGTACATGGAGTAGATGGAGCTGGCTGCCAGCGTCTGAGGTTTCTGAATGGTGGGTCCTTTACTTGCCGAGCCCTCCACGCTGAAGGGCCTTACGGTGGCCGCAGGCATCGGTGCCTTCGGGAGGTGTGGGGTCTGCTGTTGGGATGGTCTGGCTTTGCCTGGAAATGTGCCAGTGGAGAAGCAGGGGAAGCCAGACTGGCCTGGTTTGGGCTTCATGGGGACCGGAGGTGGCACTTTACCTCCAACCTAATCAGACACAAGTTTGTTAGTTTTAGCCGAAAGAATTTCCTTCGAATGAGGGCGGAGCCTCTGTGAAATAACCAATAGTTACTCGAGTGATTATGAAAAATGGGTGTGGTCTGTCGAGAATAAAAGATCTGTGTTAattaggtgtgtttgtgtgtatgcctTACCTGGCCATCGTTTAAGAGGTCCTCATTGCTCTGATTCTTCCGTAAGGGAAGTGGCGGCAGCGGCTTCTGATCTGCCTCGGCATCTAACACACGTGAAGAACGCGCTTAGCGTCACACGTCTATAGATAATGACTAGCATGTGGAGTGCGAGTGCTCACCTTTCTccatgcagctgtggctgctcATACGAGGCAGAGTCGAGGCATAACCTCGCTGTGACCCCCCAACTCCGCTGTTTTCACAACTCGCAGTCCATTCAGACAGCTTGGATACTTTACCTGGGtgggagaagaaaaggaaaaaggggATAAGCAAGTGGTAAAGAATCAAGAGGTTTGGTACACATATACATTGTGGtaagggttttgtgtgtgtgtgtgtaccggtGGCCTTGGTAAGCGGTTTGGGCAGTGTGCTAGTGCCATCCGGATATGCCGGCTTCACCAGGACGTCCTTTTTAGGAGGAAGTGGCGGAGCAGGAGACTGAATGTACGGGCCGACGGCGGCAATTCTGGATGGGACCGAGGGAGGATGAGAGCTCTGCCCATTACCCGACTGCCATAGTGATAAAAGACCCAGAGTTTTGATTTTGAGTATTTAAAATAGCATGTCTTCCATCAACATGGTGGCAATGTAGATATATAAGGTAACGAGGTAGATAATGGATAGCCTTTATTTTGAAAGATGTCTGAAAGTTGTAACAGTATTATCTGATCATCAGCTCGATCCTGTCACTCACAGGCAGGTTTTCTTTCTGCTGCAGAGCCGCTTTCTTCTTCCACAGTCTCTGGCGCAGTTCTGCCAGACGTCGCTCCATCCCAGCTACTTCCTGTGTGCGCTTGTTCAGACACTCCTTCTGCTGATGGAGCTTCACGCTCTGCTCCTGGTTCAGCTTGTTCCTCAGCTTCAGGGGAACAACAGAGTCTTAGTTAGTCAGCCTGATTTACttagctccgcccacaaaaacatttttgaagatTATAGCAGATTATTTTAAATTGATTCACAACTGTGTCTGTTTTTAATCAAcctcccatccatccatctacagtatctataatccatccatccatccatccatccatccatcagtttGTCTGTTGACCCAACTATTTTAAGATCAATATAccagtattatattataatatatctGTTTATATGCGCtcactatccatccatccatccatccatccatccatccatccattaatccgTCATCTACCTAATTCTTTTCCTGGTACCTACAAATCAGCCAATCCATTTCTATGCacacatccatttatttatctaccgGTATTTGATCATCCTGCTTTTCTTGTATCTATCAAACCATCCATCTTGTATCTATCAAACCAACCATCCATCACAcattcatccatccaaccatccattcattcacctGCATCTTTATGTAGCTattaatttagctacttctcCACCTAGTCATCACGTCTTTCTTCCAGCTGTCTACTGGTCTGTCTTTCTATATAATCATTTCTCCATCTCACCTGCtgacatccatccatccatccatccatccatccatccatcttttctCATCAAGCCATTTatgtacagtggtaccccgcttatcggtcttaatccgttccttaaaaccGGTCGAAATGCGAAAAGGTTGAAGAGCGAATGTACatgcaatatacaatatacacgcactaaattgttatattgaccgctaaataacactttattgttcacaaaccgaAGTTTAATTTATGATAGATGCTCTCTCCACGAAGGCTGAGGAGAGACTGGGATGATCCTTTCCCTCGCTCCATGTGGGTCGGGGTAAAAAAAGGTCGATAAGGGGGCACTTGGTCGTTCATCGGACGCAAATTTCAGTCGAAAAACTGTTCGCTACGCGAAAAGGTCGATGTCCGAGCCGGTCcataagcggggtaccactgtattttctttatattagtTTATCCATTTCTATCTGCACAGATACACATCCACCCTGCTTTCTTTATATGTTTAACTGTTTCTCTATTTTCTATCCATCctctaatccatccatccacccagtCATCTATCCATTCAGATATCCAAATATATGTCTACCCATGCACATTTCCATCAGAACAACAGGCACCTGAAGCTCTTTGTAAAGTCTCTCGAGTTCAGTGATTTCGTCCAGTTTGCCGCTGCGTAACGTCTCCAGCTGTTTGCTCAACTCCTCCACCCTGGACACGGCCATGAGCAGTTCCCTCTGCTTCTGCTGGAACAGGCCGTTCATTTGCTCAATCTCCTTCCACTACAGACACGGAGAGAAAAGATCGACAGTAAGTGAGAGTTTTTACTAATCAGCTCTCTCTTCGGCTCATCAGCTCTAAAGCTCATTGTGGCGGTTTTTCTTTTAAGTCGTGGCCAAGCCTCATTGATATCGCTATTAGCACAAAACTACAAGGCTAATAGCGGTCTGTGCTGCCTGACAAACtttctgaactttttttttttttttttttagctttgcaGATTaccacatacattttttttttttgtggtttatgcAACATCAgcaaatgataaatataaatcagacacaaatacacaatacagGCTTCTCACAGGTTCTGTGATTATTTGAGTAAAGTTCTTCACTTTTAAGAaaatttccatttttctttaattccatccatccatccatccatccatccatccatccatccatcctttaaGGTTTCTCCCAGAGCGACTGACATTAACACTTGAGCAGAAAAACAAGTTCTGACCCAGTTTGCTGTTGCTGAGGCGCTTCTGCTCCACCTGACCCTTGAGAGCCCGAACACGCCGTAGTTTGGCCTCCTGGTTCTCAGCGTTCTCACGCAACAGCCGCAGTTTCTCCTGCTCACGCTGCTGCTGCTCCTGCATCTTCAAGAAGCGAAGACGCTGCtcctaaaaaatttttttaatcccaCAAAATCATAGATGTTAACGTCTGCAGTTGGTGAATGATAAAGAGATCACAGCTGTTGTTACAGCCAGTCTGTATTAATGTTATGATGCCCTTTCAGAGGGGAAAAAGCCTTACCTTGGAGGCCAGAACCTGCTGCTGAGCATtgatctgctgctgctgccggGACGCCATCTCATGCAGCTCTGTGAGGCTGATGTCCATAGGAGGAGGAACCATCTAGAAAAACAAGTGCCTTCAATGTTATAGCAGTGTTTTGTAACACATCTGAATCAGAGTTCTTTTGGCATTGGAGAACTAAGATTTGTCTTCAAAGATTCATCCCCATGATACGTCTCTGAAAAAGTATTTCACATAGAAAAAGCGGAAGAGTTTAGCTCATGGGGTTAAAGTTTAATTGGAGGTTTAGATTTGTGAAAATGTCAATTACCTTTGGCAATTAAAGCTGTACTGTGAGGGAAGCCAGTATTTCCCCATAAATCTAgcatctcatttttttttttttacaacatggAAAAGTGACTCCTAGAGATGTCTCCAAAAATTGAACTCATAACGATGTAATAACACTTTGCGAAAtgactttttgtttttacacacaatcacaagtCTCACAATTTTCATCAGTCTGTATTGCTAGCAAGTTAATACCTGTTATCCGTTTAAACTATCCGTCTATAAGCTAATAACTAATCTTAGCTACACAATTTACATACGGGAACTCCCTAATATCAGCTAGACATTTCATATTAGCCTGGAAGGTTCCTAGCTAGCAAGAAAATACACTGTCCTGTCTGTTCTTGTTAGCCAGGACCTAATTTATGAAGCAGCTAGCATTAATGTTACTAGCTAGTACTTAATGATGCGTTCATTTTAGTTTATTGTGCTAAAGATGCTAGCTAGAAACTGATTAAATGGATTGCTAGTGATACGATTTCACACTTACCCCGTTTTCAAGGTGTGTCTCACTTGTGGCTTTTAGCATGTTCCTCTTTAGTGAGAGCGCTGGGCCTCTGGGAGGacctgacaacacacacacacacacacacacacacacacacacacacacacacacacacacacacacacacacaggcagttTAATGACACTAATTAAGTATAGCTAATGAGAAACATTGTGAAACATTGTGCTGTCCGGTTCATTAAGTCTCCAGAATCGTATACATCtcaatcatctccatcatcatcatcatcatcatcatcatcatcatcattataaatatttaataaagagaTATCTTACAACCAAAAGAGATGATGGGCATAGTTACACTGAAACCAGGCCTTTGTGTCTTAATGAAGCCACAAAATCTCTTGCGGAAACccaacacctcacacacacacacacacgttcagcTGACTATCCCTATGAGGACCTTCCATTCACACGTTTGCTAATGCAGCTAATTAATTCGATGCTACACATCCAGCCTGACCAGCAGGAAAACTTTtccctcttttcctttcttttttaaatgcagttttttttcttgtgggGACCTTCCAAATGTCCCCCACAAACTCAAAACTGTCATCCTTGTGAGGACTATATCAAGATGTTTAATCATACACccaaaccaacacacacacacacacacacacacacacacacacacacacacacatactgggTTGTGTCAGGACTCGAGTAGTGTATATGCAAGGACTTTTAGACAATTACCCTTATTTTCAGGGAGAAAaaccccacaaacacacacaggagcaTAATAATGAGGTGTAATTCATTAatattaactgtgtgtgtgtgtgtgtgtgtgtgtgtgtgagcacgaacacacgcacacaatccAAAGCGTGTTCTCATCCTAGACAGGTCATACAGGAACGCTGGCTTAATGCCCCACTGACACtcattgtgagtgtgtgtgtgtgtgtgtgtgtgtgtgtgtgtgtgtgtgtgtgtgtgtgtgtgtgaaatcccACTGTGCCAAGTAAAAGGAATTGGAATATAACCCTGCTGGCCAAGCAGAATATTTTGGGCGCTCACAGCCCATGCATTTAATGTCACATTTCTTtggcactctgtgtgtgtgagggggaaGGGGGAGTGTTTCTGGACCAATGTATTTTGAAGGTGAAGGAACAAACATGTTCTATTGTAATTTCCTGAAAAGGTCCACAAATCTCGTGAAATCTCCATTTCCTTAAATAGATAAGTATTAGAACCCAGTCAGTATTTTAAGAGCAGGTACAGTATCTCTGAGCTCCGAGCATCGGCTCCATGCTGTCTGGCGAGCGAGGAGGCGTAGCACAACGTAATGCTTCAACTAACATCAGATGCATGCCATCACATcaagctgtgtgtttgtgtgtgtgttaaaataaaataaaaacatcctgCTGTCCTTTCCTGCTACTGATATTCAACatatctctctctatttctgtctGTTCATCCATCTTATTTCATCCgcctgttttttctctctctctctttctcacctgTGTCATGACCGGGCGCTCGCTCGTGACGAAGGACAAAGCGGACCTCAGACCTCTGCTGCCCCCAGCGCTGCAGCAGCTCCATCATCCTCTCGCCGTCATCAACCACTCGCTCTGTTCCAGAAAACGGCACAAAGCGAAAATTACATCTAGACCACGCGCTGTACTGTagattcaatattttatatatttaacattctAATCCAGACTCTTGATAATATAACATCAGACCATTAGCATTGTTGTGTGCAAGTTGATTCACCGATATCCCTGATCTGAAGAGTAAACATATTGTTCATGTGATAACAAAAATGTCCTCTTCATGTCCTGACCTGATCCTCTCCAGCTCTCGGCCAGGTAGCAGTCGGTCTCTCCAGGTTCCTTACACACATCCACCACGTCCCGGCACAGGGTCTCAGGAGTTACAGGCACCTCGGTGAAGTGCTTCTCGCTGTTGCTGAGGTACACGGTAAGAAACATCTGTTGCGCACAGaaacaaaaatcatataattcatattttttaaatgatatatatttctGCAAAATTGTTTAAGGTCCAACTGGTGTTTTTGGGTTGTCATTCCACATTtgttacattccacatttagcccccatttccttttataataacatccactcttccaaataaataaaaacagttacatccaaaatgaataaaaagtcaGCACATGGCATCATTGATTTGCCTTTAGAGGCCACTCTTGTACTGTATTAcgcaacccagaaaaactatcggtaGGGATTTTTGCCTATAGCTGATAGTTCTGATTAATCCGCGAAACTGATGAATCGATCGACCTCtagtcccaatatttttggcaTTGTGGTGTATTACGAGAGCTACATATCAAATCTCTAGGGCATATCTTTAAATAGTCATCCATACCATGTACTGTGAAAATGCTTCCTAGTTCTCCGATCATATCTCAGTCACGTTTCTGTCCTGCCTCGCTGCCACTCTGTTCCTAAGCAGCAGCATACAgctaaaaaaaactgtgaagTTCTCTCTTGGCTTTGGACGGAGAAGCACAGATGGATGCCGAGAGGCTCCGGACCCAAAAATAAAACGCTGATGGGAGGACGGGATTTGTCACTGAAGATGGAACATAAGGGGTGGGGGTGGGTAGCAGTTGGTAAGTGATTTTCTGAAGGGGGTGACAAGGGTTTAAAAAATTCTCATCGGGggagaacaaacagaaatatCTTTGGATGGGATTTGGATCTGACCGTGCCGGCTCGTACAGAGACACCGCTGTTCGAGTGCGAAGTGTGCATGTTAGCACGGCAGATGGGCGTTCGTTGGGGGGGATTTACGGCTACACGCTGCTTTACCTGAGTCTCACGCTTACAGGACTCCTGCAGT contains the following coding sequences:
- the tp53bp2b gene encoding apoptosis-stimulating of p53 protein 2b, translating into MMPMFLTVYLSNSEKHFTEVPVTPETLCRDVVDVCKEPGETDCYLAESWRGSERVVDDGERMMELLQRWGQQRSEVRFVLRHERAPGHDTGPPRGPALSLKRNMLKATSETHLENGMVPPPMDISLTELHEMASRQQQQINAQQQVLASKEQRLRFLKMQEQQQREQEKLRLLRENAENQEAKLRRVRALKGQVEQKRLSNSKLGQNLFFCSSEIEQMNGLFQQKQRELLMAVSRVEELSKQLETLRSGKLDEITELERLYKELQLRNKLNQEQSVKLHQQKECLNKRTQEVAGMERRLAELRQRLWKKKAALQQKENLPSGNGQSSHPPSVPSRIAAVGPYIQSPAPPLPPKKDVLVKPAYPDGTSTLPKPLTKATGKVSKLSEWTASCENSGVGGSQRGYASTLPRMSSHSCMEKDAEADQKPLPPLPLRKNQSNEDLLNDGQVGGKVPPPVPMKPKPGQSGFPCFSTGTFPGKARPSQQQTPHLPKAPMPAATVRPFSVEGSASKGPTIQKPQTLAASSIYSMYTQQSSLAKGYQGQSTLTRSQPRVYGKPVIPSSRGQQSHSQDSGYNEKASNLEADQVDQANSEGTESDRAPRPLSPTKLLPFLMHQHRMQSDADLETPRRRLQHAPRPLKKRSSITEPEGPGGPNIQKLLYQKTTLAAMEMPEGIAGAVEDTGRLSGEPQKASDMDKEEEEEAQTPPPLPPRSSAAGPSKRNEPKEEDEQEAGGTVPAEEYPPYPPPPYPSAGNQNRQEEEEDIGMKAPEVTGQVTMLLGKRTNLRKAGSERISHGMRVRFNPLALLLDASLEGEYDLVQRIIYEVEDPSLPNDEGITALHNAVCAGHTEIVKFLVQFGVNVNAADSDGWTPLHCAASCNNVQVCKFLVESGAAVFATTYSDMQTAAEKCEELEEGYAQCSQFLYGVQEKMGVMNRGIVYALWDYEAEHADELSFSEGDCMTVLRHEDGDECEWWWARCADNEGYVPRNLLGLYLRIKPRQRSLA